From Simonsiella muelleri ATCC 29453:
CGTAAATAATTCTTTTTGTTGGAAAGTTTCTTTGCATAATAATTTGGTTGAACGAATCACATTTTTGTCAATCTGCAAATTTGGCTCTTTGGGTGCAACATTGGGCATCAAGGTGCTGCTCGCAAATCCCAGCATTGCCACCAGCAAAACTGTCCCAATTAATACCCATACCGAATAACCCGCAATCGCTGTCCCAATCATCTGTCCGAGTAAAATAGAAATGAATGTTCCAGATTCAATCAATCCATTTCCCATAAGCAGTTCTTTTTCATGCAAATATTCTGGTAATATCGCGTACTTGACTGGGCCAAATAACGTGGAATGCACCCCCATCATAAACAAACACAACAACAATAAAAGCGCGGATTGAATGTAAAATCCCCATCCTGCTAATAACATAATGCCAATTTCTAAGGCTTTGGTTAATCGTGCGATTTTTGCCTTATTGTAGCGACTGGCAAGCTGACCCGACAATGCCGAAAACAAAAAATACGGTAGCACAAACAGCAACGCCCCAAAATTCAACATCTGACTGGACGGAATCCAATCATTTTTACCTAAACCATAAAAACTAATCAGGACAAAAAGTGTGGTTTTGAATAAATTGTCATTAAATGCACCCAAAAATTGAGTCAAAAACAAAGGTGCAAAACGGCGCGTTGTGGCAAATTGAGGTAATGAATTCATATAAAATTTCTCGTTATACAGCCGATTAAAATCAAAATTAGGACAAGCGACCACTGTGTACATTAAAGACATTAAAGTGAGCGGACAACGCAGTCATATTTTTAATTTTAAATGACCATAATTTCGTTAAAAATTACTTATCTTCGGTGAATGTGTTGTCATCGTCCATTAAAATTCGGTGAGCGGGTCCTTCTAAATCGTCAAACTGCCCATTTTTGCTCGACCACCAAAAAAAATAGCCAATCACAAATGCCAATATGATGCTAATTGGAATCAAAAGATACAAACTTTCCATCACATTACTCCTGTTAAGTCATTGAGAATGAAATTTTTTCCGCCTATTTTGAGATTTTGTTGGCGGATTGTGCCGATATTTTCGCCATTTTCATCATATAATTGCACAAAATCGCCTTCAATAGCCCAGCATAGTTCGGTATTGTTTGCCCATTTTGTCAAGGCTGCCTGAAACGGTAAATAATTTGAATTTTCAGTTAATTTGATGGCAAATTGTCCGTGTGGTGCGTCTTGTTCGCCACCGTCATCGGGTAACATCACGAGAAAACCAATGTGTTCATCGTGTTCGGTGTTGATGGTAAAGTAGTGCATGATTTTGATGATAATAACGCAAAAAAATTGATGTTAACGCGTTACGGTTTTATTTGGGAAAAAATAACATTTTTTGACATTTAGTAAATTGAAATAACCTATTGTGTCGCCCATTTCAGGCAGCCTGAAATGTAAATTCAGGCACAAATCTATTGAGATAAATGTAAAGCAGCGTTAGAATTTCACAATTATTCACAAATACAGTTGCACAACATGAAAGCCATTGGCGAAATTCTCCCCGTTTCTCATATTGTTTTGGATTTGGACGTGAGCAGCAAAAAGCGTCTATTTGAAGAAGTGGGTAAATTATTGGAAACCGATAGCGGTTTATCGCAATCTGATGTTTTTGATTGTCTTTTTGCGCGTGAAAAACTGGGTTCAACGGGTTTGGGGCATGGTGTGGCGATTCCACATGGTCGTCATGCGAATGTGTCTCATATTACAGCCGCGTTTGTTCGTACCGCCGAAGCGATTGATTTTGATGCACCCGATAATCAACCTGTTTCATTGATTTTCGTTTTACTTGTTCCTGAGCAGGCGACAGGTGAGCATTTGGAAATTTTGTCGTATTTGGCGAGTCAATTTTCGGATAAAAATGTCCGCGAATTGTTACAAAAATGCACTGATGCGGCGGAAGTTACGAAAATTTTATCATTTTAATTCTTTATTTTGTTAATGTTATCCTTTCAGGCAGCCTGAAAGGATTTTTATTTGGAAAAAACACCATGCCCAGCATTACCGTTCGTCAACTTTATCAAGACAATCAAGCCAAATTGCAAATGAATTGGACCGCAGGCACCGCAGGCAGTGACAATCGCATCACGGTGGAAGTGGATAAACACGCGTTAGCATTGGTTGGGCATTTGAA
This genomic window contains:
- a CDS encoding MFS transporter, yielding MNSLPQFATTRRFAPLFLTQFLGAFNDNLFKTTLFVLISFYGLGKNDWIPSSQMLNFGALLFVLPYFLFSALSGQLASRYNKAKIARLTKALEIGIMLLAGWGFYIQSALLLLLCLFMMGVHSTLFGPVKYAILPEYLHEKELLMGNGLIESGTFISILLGQMIGTAIAGYSVWVLIGTVLLVAMLGFASSTLMPNVAPKEPNLQIDKNVIRSTKLLCKETFQQKELFTAIIGISWFWFVGAVYTTQLPTFVQIHLGGNQNVFNLMLALFSIGIALGSVLCARLSRGELRLGLVVLGNVGLMISGCLLVWFCYGRQFHHTELQGIFSFLGNGFAYPVMILMWLIGFFGGFFSVPLYTWLQTASNDDFRAHAIAANNIVNAVFMVSSAIIGMILLMIFDSILVLYLLVALGNVGVMVYLFKRSPVFITDIRQWVKK
- the ccoS gene encoding cbb3-type cytochrome oxidase assembly protein CcoS is translated as MESLYLLIPISIILAFVIGYFFWWSSKNGQFDDLEGPAHRILMDDDNTFTEDK
- a CDS encoding HLGFF motif protein, which translates into the protein MHYFTINTEHDEHIGFLVMLPDDGGEQDAPHGQFAIKLTENSNYLPFQAALTKWANNTELCWAIEGDFVQLYDENGENIGTIRQQNLKIGGKNFILNDLTGVM
- the ptsN gene encoding PTS IIA-like nitrogen regulatory protein PtsN, encoding MKAIGEILPVSHIVLDLDVSSKKRLFEEVGKLLETDSGLSQSDVFDCLFAREKLGSTGLGHGVAIPHGRHANVSHITAAFVRTAEAIDFDAPDNQPVSLIFVLLVPEQATGEHLEILSYLASQFSDKNVRELLQKCTDAAEVTKILSF